The following is a genomic window from Planctomycetia bacterium.
GTTCCTGCTCTCCGACGGTGACTTCGGCGAGCAGAATCGCCGCATCACCAGTACCATCAAGCGCAAAAACAAGAATCGCGAAACGATCATCAACACCATCCTCTTCGTATACGACACGATGGGCGACGGTCAGCGCGTGCTGCGGAGCATTGCGGAAGACAACGGCGGCGTTTACAAGCACGTCCGCCAGGAGGATCTCTAACTCGGAATGATCAATTGGCCGCTCTCAATTGAAAGTTCCGATGTCCGTCACAGAATGCGATTCTGCGACGATTGGGCCCAGTGATAACTGCCTCATGAGGATTCGTATGACGACCGTGCGGGCATTGATAGTCATCGCAGTGATACACGCATTTGCCGTTCCCCTTCACGCGGCCGATGTCCCCGTCGAGTCGGGCCGATCGTTCCTGCGCGTGCTGAGGGACGGCGCGGAGTGGCCGGGCGTCATCATCCTCGCCTTGTCGCTCGCCGCCGTGACCATCATCATCGAGCACTTCTGGACCATCCGCCGGTCCACCATGTCTCCTCAGCATGAAATCGAAAACACTCGGCAGCACATCGAGGCACGCCGATTCAAGGAAGCCATCGAGGCCATTCAGGGCAGCCGCACGATGTTCGCCGACGTCATGTCCACGGCCCTTCGCCACGGCCGCCACGGCTTCGATGCCATGCACGAAGCCGCCGACGAGCGTGGCGCCGCGTGGACCAGCCGTTTATTCCGCAAAGTCGATGCGCTCAACGTCATCGGCAACCTCGCGCCGCTCATGGGGCTTCTGGGAACCGTACTGGGAATGATCGAGGCCTTCGGCGAGATGCAGGCCGCGCACGGCGCCTACAAGCCGGAGAACCTCGCCGGCGGAATCAGCCTCGCCCTGGTCAATACGTTTCTCGGGCTGGCCGTCGCCATTATCGCGCTTGGCTTCTTCGGCGTCTGCCGCAGCCGCGTCGATGCCATGACCGTCGCCGCCCACGCCGCGGCGATTGACCTGCTGGAGTTCTTCCGCCCGGTGGCCGTCGGCATGCCGGCGAGCCCGCCACCCCCGACTTCCGCAGCGGCTGCGCCGTCTCATGCTGCCGTTCCTGCGCCGCAAACTGCAAAGCAGGAGGCGCGTCAGTCAGGCCTGGCCTCCAAGTCGCCGGACGCCTCAGCCCAGTCGAGCGGCCCCAGCGTGCCGCAGCCCACCGCGACGTCACGATAGGAGCCTTACTCCGTCATCATGCGCCGACCCCTCCATACGACCCCGTTGGAACTGAACCTCGCCCCGATGGTCGACGTCATGATGTGCCTGCTCATCTTCTTCATGGTCGCCACCAAGATGGTCCAGCAGGAGACCAGCAGCATTGACCTCCCCCCGGCGAGGTCCGCCCGTGAACTGGACGCCGCGCTGCTTGCAGACCGGCTGGTGATCAATATCCGCGCGGCCGCCGATCCTGCCGCCGCGCCGACCTACCTGATACGAGAGCAGCCGCTGGATGAAACGAGCGTCGTCGAACAAATCTCGCGCGAGGCCGCGGCGAACCCGCAGCTCAACTGCGTCCTGCGCGCAGACAAGTCCGTCCACTATCGATACATCGAGGATGTCCTCGCCGGTTGCCTCGCATCGGGCGTCCAGAACATCGCATTCAGCGCGGCCACCGAGGAGCCCACGCCATGATGCGATCGAAGTTGCACCGCGCGCGTCATCCCTCGTCGCCCTCGATCCCCAATCTTGCCCCGATGGTCGACGTCGTCATGGTCATTCTCATTTTCTTCATGCTGGGCACCAGCTTTGCCCTGTCAGAGGGCGTTCTCCCGTCCCAGCTTCCCGCCCAAGTCGGGCCCGGCGGCGCAGCCTCCGTCGCCATCGTGCCGCAGGTCCGCATCGCCCTGGTGACGCGCGAAGCGAGCGCAGCGTGCCGCATTCTCGTCATGGGCAAGGAATTGTCTGAGGAGGGATTCGAGGCCCTTCACCTGTTCCTACGGCAAAAAGTCGAAGCCGGCGCTGACCCCGCCGGACGCGTTCTCCTCGCGGTCGATCCGGACATTCGATACGAAGACGTCGTCTACGCCATGGACGCGTGCGTTCGCGCCGGCATGCCCAACGTGCAACTTGTCGTCGGGCCCGGCGAAATCGCGGCGGCTCGGCAGCCATGAAGCATCAGGCCACTCCTTGTTCAACTTCCGCCGGCCCACGTGGACGCCTTTTCACGCGGGTGTTTGCGTTCATCCTGGCCATGTCCGCTTTGAGCCCCGCGCGCCTTGGGGCACAGGCCGTTCTCGACGTACGCGCGGAGCCGGAGGACAAGCTCGCCGCCGAGGAGCGAAAACTGGTCCAGGAGCTGACGCGCCGCCGAATGCCCGAGCTCGTCGAAGCCCTCTTGCGAAACGCCCCAAAGACCTACTACGTGCACATTGCCCGCGCATACGCACAGGCAGCTCCCGAAGCGTCCGAACAGTCGATCAATGAAAAGTTCACCAATAAAGCGGCAA
Proteins encoded in this region:
- a CDS encoding biopolymer transporter ExbD — protein: MRRPLHTTPLELNLAPMVDVMMCLLIFFMVATKMVQQETSSIDLPPARSARELDAALLADRLVINIRAAADPAAAPTYLIREQPLDETSVVEQISREAAANPQLNCVLRADKSVHYRYIEDVLAGCLASGVQNIAFSAATEEPTP
- a CDS encoding biopolymer transporter ExbD, with product MMRSKLHRARHPSSPSIPNLAPMVDVVMVILIFFMLGTSFALSEGVLPSQLPAQVGPGGAASVAIVPQVRIALVTREASAACRILVMGKELSEEGFEALHLFLRQKVEAGADPAGRVLLAVDPDIRYEDVVYAMDACVRAGMPNVQLVVGPGEIAAARQP
- a CDS encoding MotA/TolQ/ExbB proton channel family protein, which translates into the protein MRIRMTTVRALIVIAVIHAFAVPLHAADVPVESGRSFLRVLRDGAEWPGVIILALSLAAVTIIIEHFWTIRRSTMSPQHEIENTRQHIEARRFKEAIEAIQGSRTMFADVMSTALRHGRHGFDAMHEAADERGAAWTSRLFRKVDALNVIGNLAPLMGLLGTVLGMIEAFGEMQAAHGAYKPENLAGGISLALVNTFLGLAVAIIALGFFGVCRSRVDAMTVAAHAAAIDLLEFFRPVAVGMPASPPPPTSAAAAPSHAAVPAPQTAKQEARQSGLASKSPDASAQSSGPSVPQPTATSR